From Schistocerca americana isolate TAMUIC-IGC-003095 chromosome 11, iqSchAmer2.1, whole genome shotgun sequence, the proteins below share one genomic window:
- the LOC124553259 gene encoding P cell-type agglutination protein map4: protein MHLSSVKIRLSSVQIHLSSVQIRLSSVQIRLSSVQIRLSSVQIRLSSVQIRLSSVQIRLSSVQIRLSSVQIHLSSVQIRLSSDLTQFSSDPSHSDPSQFSSDLSQFSSDLSQFSSDLSQFSSDPSQFSSDLSQFSSDPSQFSSDPSQFSSDVSQFSSDLSQFSSIHLSLVQIRLSSVQIRLSSVQICLSSDHSQFSSDPSQISSDPSQFSSDPSQFSSDPSQFSSYPSQFSSYPSQFSSYPSQFSSYPSQFSSYPSQFSSYPSQFSSYPSQFSSDSFQFSSDSFQFSSDSSQFSSDSSQFSSDSSQFSSDSSQFSSDSSQFCSDSSQFISDSSQFSSNQYNFR, encoded by the exons atgcATCTCAGTTCAGTTAAGATccgtctcagttcagttcagatccatctcagttcagttcagatccgcctcagttcagttcagatccgcctcagttcagttcagatccgcctcagttcagttcagatccgcctcagttcagttcagatccgcctcagttcagttcagatccgcctcagttcagttcagatccgcctcagttcagttcagatccatctcagttcagttcagatccgtCTCAGTTCAGATCtgactcagttcagttcagatccaTCTCA ttcagatccatctcagttcagttcagatctgtctcagttcagttcagatctgtctcagttcagttcagatttgtctcagttcagttcagatccatctcagttcagttcagatttgtctcagttcagttcagatccatctcagttcagttcagatccgtctcagttcagttcagatgtgtctcagttcagttcagatctgTCTCAGTTCAGTTCGATCCATCTCAGTTTAGTTCAGATCCGTCTCAGTTCAGTGCAGATccgtctcagttcagttcagatctgTCTCAGTTCAGACcattctcagttcagttcagatccgtCTCAGATCAGTTCAGATccgtctcagttcagttcagatccatctcagttcagttcagatccatctcagttcagttcatatccatctcagttcagttcatatccatctcagttcagttcatatccatctcagttcagttcatatccatctcagttcagttcatatccatctcagttcagttcatatccatctcagttcagttcatatccatctcagttcagttcagattcatttcagttcagttcagattcatttcagttcagttcagattcatctcagttcagttcagattcatctcagttcagttcagattcatctcagttcagttcagattcatctcagttcagttcagattcatctcagttctgttcagattcatctcagttcatttcagattcatctcagttcagttcaaaTCAATACAATTTCAGGTGA
- the LOC124553911 gene encoding ankyrin repeat domain-containing protein 65-like, whose amino-acid sequence MAAAKEVQEAAATSAGEGATVTLVAGDTRLVAHRAVLAGRSPVFAAMLCQDTPQASSSVVTVPNVEGPVLHQMLAYMYSLHAPEVPRMAPQLLAAADRYGVWGLKVQCEEQLASQLSAENAARTAVLAVRHSCPSLAEVAVAFIKANSLVFATAGWADAVLNHPDEVVRVSQFLGGPLTETRSLPGKESSRGLIQAAKEGAVEELRVLLATGAKVGARDEDRWTALHWAAERGHLEAVTCLVEGGAEVDVRDSRQNTPLHWAAYRGHVAVTRQLLDSSADPDARDKYGWTPLHCAARCGHTNVAAMLLDAGADIQARDAHGHEPWVIARQNGKQQLLEMLS is encoded by the exons ATGGCAGCCGCCAAGGAGGTGCAAGAGGCTGCTGCTACGAGTGCTGGGGAAGGGGCCACGGTGACGCTGGTGGCAGGCGACACGCGGCTGGTGGCGCACAGGGCCGTCCTGGCAGGCAGGAGCCCCGTGTTCGCCGCCATGCTCTGCCAGGACACGCCGCAGGCCAGCAGCAGTGTGGTCACTGTCCCTAACGTGGAGGGCCCGGTGCTGCACCAGATGCTGGCCTACATGTACTCCCTCCATGCTCCCGAGGTGCCCCGCATGGCCCCACAACTCCTGGCAGCTGCCGACAGGTACGGCGTGTGGGGGCTGAAGGTCCAGTGTGAGGAGCAGCTGGCCAGTCAGCTGTCAGCAGAGAACGCGGCGCGCACGGCGGTGCTGGCAGTGAGGCACTCCTGTCCCAGCCTCGCAGAGGTCGCTGTCGCCTTCATAAAAGCCAACTCGCTGGTGTTTGCCACAGCGGGTTGGGCCGATGCGGTCCTCAACCACCCTGATGAGGTGGTCAGAGTGAGTCAGTTCCTCGGTGGGCCACTAACAGAAACCAG GAGCCTTCCTGGAAAGGAGAGTAGCCGAGGACTGATCCAGGCAGCTAAGGAGGGGGCGGTGGAGGAGCTCAGGGTGCTTCTTGCGACAGGGGCGAAAGTGGGGGCGAGGGATGAGGACAGGTGGACTGCTCTGCACTGGGCAGCTGAGAGGGGACACCTGGAAGCAGTAACATGTCTGGTGGAAGGTGGAGCAGAGGTGGATGTGAGGGACAGCAGGCAGAACACGCCACTGCACTGGGCTGCATACCGTGGTCACGTGGCTGTGACGCGGCAATTGCTGGACTCCTCTGCTGACCCCGATGCCAGGGATAAGTATGGGTGGACGCCGCTGCACTGTGCAGCAAGATGCGGCCACACAAATGTGGCGGCCATGCTGCTCGATGCAGGGGCTGACATTCAGGCCAGAGACGCACACGGGCACGAACCATGGGTCATCGCCAGGCAGAACGGCAAGCAGCAGCTCTTGGAGATGCTATCGTGA